The following proteins come from a genomic window of Nitrospirota bacterium:
- a CDS encoding GDP-L-fucose synthase, translated as MLKSSRIYVAGHRGLVGSAIVRRLQSEGYTDIITRTHSELDLARQAEVEEFFKKERPEYVFLAAAKVGGIIANNTYPAEFIYTNLMIQTCMLHAAYLSGVKKLVFLGSSCIYPKFAPQPMKEEYLLTGVLEPTNEPYAVAKIAGIKMCQAYNRQYGTNFISVMPTNLYGPNDNFDLETSHVLPAMIRKFHEAKSIEPTPPASNLQPVVLWGTGSPRREFLHVDDLADACLFIMENYDIKPGIDPALINIGTGKDITIKELAEIIKETVGFKGGITWDTTRPDGTPRKLLDVTKLKSLGWNPQITLKQGIKQTYDWYRTHVTGQPAS; from the coding sequence ATGCTTAAATCCTCCAGAATTTATGTTGCCGGTCATCGCGGCCTTGTCGGCTCTGCTATCGTGCGGAGGCTTCAATCCGAAGGATACACGGACATAATCACCCGCACTCACTCTGAACTTGATCTTGCCAGACAGGCTGAAGTCGAGGAGTTTTTTAAAAAAGAACGGCCCGAGTATGTATTTCTTGCAGCAGCAAAGGTCGGTGGTATCATAGCAAATAATACATACCCGGCTGAATTTATTTATACCAACCTTATGATCCAGACCTGTATGCTGCATGCTGCATACCTGAGCGGTGTTAAAAAACTTGTCTTTCTCGGGAGCTCCTGTATATACCCAAAATTTGCTCCCCAGCCAATGAAAGAAGAATATCTCTTGACAGGTGTGCTTGAGCCCACAAACGAGCCCTATGCAGTTGCAAAGATTGCCGGCATAAAGATGTGCCAGGCATATAACAGGCAGTATGGAACCAATTTTATATCAGTGATGCCCACAAACCTCTACGGCCCTAATGACAACTTTGACCTTGAGACCTCTCATGTCCTTCCTGCGATGATAAGAAAATTCCACGAAGCCAAATCCATTGAACCCACCCCTCCAGCCTCTAACCTCCAACCAGTCGTTCTCTGGGGCACAGGCTCACCCCGCCGTGAATTCCTGCATGTCGATGACCTTGCAGATGCCTGCCTCTTTATTATGGAAAACTATGACATAAAGCCAGGCATTGACCCTGCTCTGATCAACATTGGCACAGGTAAAGACATAACGATAAAAGAGCTTGCAGAGATAATAAAGGAGACCGTGGGGTTCAAGGGCGGTATAACCTGGGATACAACCAGACCTGATGGCACCCCACGGAAGCTTCTTGATGTGACCAAACTGAAATCACTCGGCTGGAACCCCCAAATAACCCTGAAGCAGGGGATCAAGCAGACCTATGATTGGTATCGTACTCACGTAACTGGCCAGCCAGCCAGTTAG
- the gmd gene encoding GDP-mannose 4,6-dehydratase, which yields MEAAELKRKDLPHAGRKALITGITGQDGSYLTEFLLSKGYEVHGLIRRASTFNTGRIDHIYVDPHISGARLFLHYGDLADSGQLTHLIYNIRPDEVYHLGAQSHVRVSFDMPEFSGDITGLGTTRLLEAIRRSGIKTKFYQASSSEMFGASTPPQNEKTPFYPRSPYAAAKVYAYWMTVNYREGYNMFACNGILFNHESPRRGETFVTRKITRAVAGIIAGKQNKLYLGNLEARRDWGFAPEYVVCQWLMLQQDKPADYVIGTGESHSVRDFVELAFRYAGIEIGWEGEGVDEKGVVCSLSPDLQNLTSVNIGDVLLEIDPKYFRPTEVEYLLADVSKAREALGWEPRVTFKELVKIMVESDMELAGVDLSFDGKKVLKEKGINWTKNIQTVG from the coding sequence ATGGAAGCAGCGGAATTAAAAAGAAAGGACCTGCCACATGCAGGCCGCAAGGCCCTTATCACAGGTATTACAGGTCAGGATGGTTCATACCTGACGGAATTTCTCCTGTCAAAGGGCTATGAGGTTCATGGTCTTATCCGCAGGGCAAGCACATTTAATACAGGAAGGATCGATCACATTTATGTAGACCCCCATATTTCGGGTGCGAGGCTCTTTCTCCACTACGGAGACCTTGCAGACTCCGGTCAACTGACACATCTTATTTATAATATCAGGCCTGACGAGGTCTATCACCTTGGCGCTCAAAGCCATGTGCGTGTAAGTTTTGACATGCCCGAATTTTCAGGAGATATAACAGGTTTGGGCACAACAAGGCTTCTTGAGGCAATCAGGAGGAGCGGGATAAAGACAAAATTCTATCAGGCGTCCTCTTCAGAGATGTTTGGCGCATCTACACCGCCACAGAACGAGAAAACACCTTTTTATCCAAGAAGCCCTTATGCTGCTGCAAAAGTCTATGCCTACTGGATGACTGTTAACTATAGAGAAGGCTATAACATGTTTGCATGTAACGGCATACTATTTAATCATGAATCGCCCCGCAGGGGTGAGACCTTTGTAACAAGAAAAATTACGAGGGCAGTTGCAGGTATAATAGCCGGAAAACAGAATAAACTCTATCTTGGAAACCTCGAAGCCAGAAGGGACTGGGGCTTTGCACCTGAATATGTGGTATGCCAGTGGCTGATGCTCCAGCAGGACAAACCTGCCGACTATGTGATTGGTACGGGCGAGAGTCATTCAGTAAGAGATTTTGTGGAGCTTGCCTTCAGATATGCGGGTATAGAGATAGGGTGGGAGGGTGAAGGAGTTGATGAAAAAGGTGTTGTTTGTTCCCTCTCCCCTGATCTCCAAAATCTGACCTCTGTCAACATCGGAGATGTTCTTCTTGAGATTGACCCAAAATACTTCCGTCCCACAGAGGTAGAATACCTGCTTGCCGATGTATCAAAGGCAAGGGAAGCGCTTGGCTGGGAACCCAGGGTAACATTTAAAGAACTTGTGAAGATAATGGTGGAATCTGATATGGAATTGGCAGGCGTGGACCTCTCCTTTGACGGGAAAAAGGTTCTGAAAGAGAAAGGCATAAACTGGACAAAAAATATACAGACGGTAGGTTAA
- a CDS encoding mannose-1-phosphate guanylyltransferase/mannose-6-phosphate isomerase, whose product MKAVILAGGSGTRLWPLSRKEYPKQFLKINGSLSLLQQTVKRLAPLVSGEDFVVVTNEKHKFHVLSDLNSIEGSPGNNLILEPVGRNTAPAIGLSAIYCMEKLGCGMDEVMVVLPSDHIIRPEDDFRACLNMAAEVAETGLLVTLGIKPTRPETGYGYIKAGKPVSLETGQPSTLPENSCFSVGEFTEKPDRETAGRYFSEGKHFWNAGIFVFTIGTILDELRQWSPDIYQRLGEGFDAALLHFKEMPDISIDYAVMEKSGKVAVMPVDLYWNDVGCFESMYEAFERDKDGNIKIGDVLSIDTRDSFVIGNRRLIATIGLEGVVVIETDDAMLITTKDQTQKVKEVVESLRALGRREVMEHTSVYRPWGSYTVLEEGRRYKIKRIEVNPGARLSLQMHYHRSEHWVVVRGTAKVTIGEGERFIHENESAYVPKSTLHRLENPGKVPIEIIEVQNGEYVEEDDIVRFDDLYGRDERE is encoded by the coding sequence GTGAAGGCAGTAATCCTTGCAGGCGGCTCCGGCACAAGGCTGTGGCCCCTGTCCCGTAAGGAGTATCCAAAGCAGTTTCTGAAGATAAACGGCTCTCTTTCACTTCTTCAGCAGACCGTAAAGAGGCTTGCACCCCTTGTGTCCGGAGAGGATTTCGTGGTGGTGACCAATGAAAAACACAAGTTTCATGTGCTTTCCGACCTTAATTCAATAGAGGGAAGTCCCGGCAATAACCTTATTCTTGAGCCTGTTGGCAGGAATACCGCTCCGGCTATAGGTCTTTCAGCCATCTACTGTATGGAAAAACTCGGATGCGGGATGGATGAGGTAATGGTAGTCCTCCCCTCGGACCATATTATAAGGCCTGAAGATGACTTTAGGGCCTGTCTGAATATGGCTGCTGAGGTTGCGGAGACAGGCCTTCTGGTGACCCTTGGAATAAAACCCACAAGGCCTGAGACCGGATACGGATATATTAAAGCCGGCAAGCCGGTCAGCCTGGAAACCGGACAACCCTCAACCCTGCCGGAAAACAGCTGTTTCTCAGTGGGAGAATTCACTGAAAAACCAGACAGGGAGACTGCCGGGCGCTATTTCTCTGAGGGCAAACACTTCTGGAATGCAGGGATATTTGTCTTTACCATTGGTACTATCCTTGATGAGTTAAGACAATGGAGCCCTGATATTTACCAGAGGCTCGGTGAGGGGTTTGACGCTGCCCTTTTACACTTTAAGGAGATGCCGGATATATCCATTGATTATGCCGTTATGGAGAAGTCGGGAAAAGTGGCTGTAATGCCCGTTGATCTTTACTGGAACGATGTCGGTTGTTTTGAGTCCATGTACGAGGCATTTGAGAGGGACAAGGACGGGAATATAAAGATAGGAGACGTTCTTTCCATTGATACACGGGATTCTTTTGTAATAGGCAACAGAAGGCTTATCGCAACTATAGGCCTTGAGGGTGTTGTGGTTATAGAGACTGACGATGCCATGCTTATCACAACAAAGGATCAGACCCAGAAAGTGAAGGAAGTGGTTGAGAGCCTCAGGGCGCTGGGCAGGCGGGAGGTTATGGAGCATACCAGTGTATACAGGCCCTGGGGCAGTTATACAGTGCTTGAAGAAGGACGGAGGTACAAGATTAAGAGGATAGAGGTCAATCCCGGCGCAAGGCTGAGCCTGCAGATGCATTATCACAGGTCCGAGCACTGGGTGGTGGTGAGGGGCACTGCAAAGGTGACAATCGGTGAGGGGGAAAGGTTTATTCATGAAAACGAGTCAGCCTATGTGCCGAAATCCACCCTCCACAGACTTGAAAATCCCGGTAAGGTGCCGATAGAGATAATAGAGGTCCAGAATGGCGAGTACGTTGAAGAGGACGATATTGTGAGATTTGATGATCTGTACGGAAGGGACGAGAGGGAATAA
- a CDS encoding phosphomannomutase/phosphoglucomutase yields the protein MNEKIFREYDIRGVAGRDLTVKFAFSLGRAFGSYLRRLNPEAKCVTIGRDARISSEELAGGMIEGVVSSGIDVIDVGLCPTPLQYFSIFHLDVDGGVMVTGSHNPPQYNGFKLSVGKETIFGDSIQRLKDILLKKEWSKCQHKGSIKEYDIISAYKEFIISRFSYLSDKKYRRLKVVVDAGNGTAGLVVPELLDAAGCEVKPLYCEPDGRFPNHHPDPTIIEYIEDLIRTTRTWGADLGVGYDGDADRIGVVDAAGDIIWGDQIMIVLSRDILKRIPGAVIVGDVKCSQVMFDDIERHGGRPIMWKTGHSLVKDKMKKEGAVLAGEFSGHIFISDGYLGYDDAVYTTMRIVEIMKTRGLGMNELLSDIPRMHYTPEIRIDCPEERKKSVVQRVVKRFQEQMASGNGAVPIKELNNIDGVRVVFERGWGLVRASNTQPVVVMRVEAEDEESLKSYKALLDKELKDSMEVM from the coding sequence ATGAACGAGAAGATATTCAGGGAATACGATATAAGGGGGGTTGCCGGGAGGGACCTTACGGTAAAGTTTGCCTTTTCTCTCGGCAGGGCATTTGGTTCATATCTCAGGAGGCTAAATCCGGAGGCTAAATGTGTAACCATAGGCAGAGATGCAAGAATTAGCTCAGAGGAACTTGCCGGTGGCATGATTGAAGGAGTGGTCAGCTCCGGTATTGATGTTATTGATGTCGGTCTCTGTCCCACACCCCTTCAGTATTTCTCTATATTTCATCTTGATGTTGATGGCGGCGTTATGGTAACAGGCAGTCATAACCCCCCGCAGTATAACGGCTTTAAGCTGAGTGTCGGCAAAGAGACTATCTTCGGGGATTCCATTCAGAGGCTGAAGGATATCTTGCTGAAGAAAGAATGGTCTAAGTGTCAACACAAGGGCAGTATAAAAGAATACGATATTATTTCCGCGTATAAAGAGTTCATTATCAGCAGGTTTTCTTATCTGTCAGATAAAAAATACAGGCGTTTGAAGGTAGTTGTAGATGCCGGCAATGGTACAGCAGGTCTGGTAGTACCGGAGCTGCTGGATGCGGCCGGGTGTGAGGTTAAGCCTCTCTACTGCGAGCCGGACGGGAGATTTCCAAACCATCATCCGGACCCGACGATCATAGAGTATATTGAAGACCTGATAAGGACAACCAGAACCTGGGGGGCTGATTTAGGCGTTGGATATGATGGGGACGCAGACAGGATCGGGGTTGTCGATGCAGCGGGCGATATAATCTGGGGGGACCAGATTATGATAGTGCTGTCAAGGGATATACTGAAGAGGATTCCCGGAGCCGTTATTGTCGGTGATGTGAAGTGTTCCCAGGTGATGTTTGATGACATAGAGCGGCACGGTGGCAGGCCCATAATGTGGAAAACAGGGCACTCCCTTGTGAAAGACAAGATGAAAAAGGAGGGCGCCGTTCTGGCTGGAGAATTCAGCGGCCATATATTCATTTCAGATGGTTATTTAGGCTATGATGATGCTGTATATACAACTATGAGGATTGTAGAGATAATGAAAACACGGGGATTGGGTATGAATGAACTGCTCTCTGATATCCCGCGGATGCACTATACCCCGGAGATAAGAATAGATTGTCCTGAGGAGAGAAAAAAATCAGTGGTGCAGAGAGTGGTGAAACGGTTTCAGGAACAGATGGCATCCGGCAATGGGGCGGTTCCAATAAAGGAGCTCAATAACATAGACGGTGTAAGAGTGGTCTTTGAGCGCGGTTGGGGGCTTGTAAGGGCAAGCAATACGCAGCCGGTTGTGGTCATGAGAGTGGAAGCAGAGGATGAGGAGAGTCTGAAGAGCTACAAGGCCCTGCTGGATAAGGAACTCAAAGATTCAATGGAGGTAATGTGA
- a CDS encoding capsule assembly Wzi family protein has translation MLLSKGVINIVIVIVSVLLITQVSVASTNVPVDDDTYDVLLRLEAEGIIQSALLASRPLSRKEVARLILEAERNSEGKSLFIQQLVQSLKKRFRDERGGTTHINIEYIKPIDRVYAKYIYSDSDPQEIIYNNDGDNYKKESNARFGLISRADLGRTSFFINPEGRYSDSDNETDIIMKRAYGVLSFAGLELELGKDSQWWGPGRHGSILLSNNSEPMNIIKITNPHPVLLPWIFKYLGPFNFTLFATELEKERVVPNPYLWGMRFNFKPIPYFEIGLQRTALLGGEGRSEDLKTWWDSFTGRGENPANDVAGDPEDVEAGDQRMGCDIKLTLPLKWQPLQIYAEAAGEDEAGGLPTKWAYLGGIYLPRILGLERIDFRAEYANTYLKNLPNVWYNHDIYRTGYTYKGRIIGHHMGTDSRDLFFEMSYRVPEINGWVKLSYDKEKHNLSGSINPTKVESSVGVKFDVGGGVSMEGRYISGRLKDYEDLSDKDSRINLMSFELSYNF, from the coding sequence TTGTTGCTTTCTAAAGGTGTGATAAATATTGTAATAGTTATAGTATCTGTTTTGCTGATTACCCAGGTCTCTGTGGCTTCCACAAACGTTCCTGTAGACGACGATACCTACGATGTCCTTCTCCGGCTGGAGGCAGAAGGGATTATCCAGAGTGCTCTGCTTGCAAGCAGACCTTTAAGCCGCAAGGAGGTGGCAAGACTGATACTTGAGGCGGAGAGGAATTCAGAAGGTAAAAGCCTTTTCATACAGCAGCTGGTTCAATCCCTGAAGAAAAGGTTCAGGGATGAACGTGGTGGAACGACACATATAAATATCGAGTATATAAAGCCTATTGACAGAGTTTATGCTAAGTATATTTACTCTGACAGCGATCCACAGGAGATAATCTATAACAACGATGGTGACAACTACAAAAAAGAGTCCAACGCAAGATTTGGCCTTATATCAAGGGCAGATCTCGGGAGGACCTCTTTTTTCATCAATCCAGAGGGAAGGTATTCTGATTCTGACAATGAGACAGATATAATAATGAAGAGGGCTTATGGCGTTCTGAGTTTTGCAGGCCTGGAGCTTGAGTTAGGCAAGGATTCACAGTGGTGGGGGCCGGGGCGTCATGGTTCCATACTGCTCTCCAATAATTCCGAGCCCATGAATATTATAAAAATTACAAATCCCCATCCCGTCCTTCTGCCCTGGATATTCAAGTATCTTGGCCCTTTTAATTTTACCCTGTTTGCAACAGAGCTTGAGAAGGAGAGGGTTGTGCCCAACCCGTATTTATGGGGGATGCGTTTTAATTTCAAGCCCATACCATATTTTGAGATAGGGCTCCAGAGAACAGCGCTTTTAGGTGGAGAAGGCCGTTCGGAAGACCTTAAAACGTGGTGGGATAGTTTTACGGGTAGGGGGGAGAACCCGGCAAATGATGTTGCGGGAGACCCTGAAGATGTTGAGGCAGGAGACCAGAGGATGGGCTGTGACATAAAGCTGACACTCCCTCTGAAATGGCAGCCATTGCAAATATACGCGGAGGCTGCCGGAGAAGACGAGGCAGGGGGACTGCCGACCAAGTGGGCATATCTGGGAGGTATTTATCTGCCGCGAATTCTTGGCCTTGAGAGGATTGATTTCAGGGCTGAATATGCAAACACTTATTTAAAGAATCTTCCGAATGTCTGGTATAATCATGATATTTACAGAACAGGCTATACATATAAAGGCAGGATAATAGGTCATCATATGGGCACTGACTCAAGGGATCTCTTTTTCGAAATGAGTTATCGTGTGCCTGAGATAAACGGCTGGGTTAAGCTCTCATATGATAAGGAGAAGCATAATTTGTCCGGCAGCATTAACCCCACCAAGGTTGAATCGTCGGTAGGTGTGAAGTTTGATGTGGGAGGGGGGGTGAGTATGGAAGGACGGTATATCTCCGGACGTTTAAAGGATTATGAAGACCTCTCTGATAAGGACAGCAGGATTAATCTGATGTCTTTTGAACTGAGTTATAATTTTTAG